The following coding sequences lie in one Ictalurus furcatus strain D&B chromosome 7, Billie_1.0, whole genome shotgun sequence genomic window:
- the LOC128609528 gene encoding heat shock factor protein 5-like isoform X1, translated as MEIVEATFVTFINPNQFPAKLWHLVNDPQIRSIWWDASGEGILIHQQPFEAEVLLSQPRHLSEYFRTTDFVSFIRQLNLYGFRKERIDRDVSDKQPNISSIKAQLHHFHNPFFKRDKPELLVKLKRLTPLNKAKLAGREVTSRKSKHFHHMMLNSPQETSGLKKTGSVLLGHQGTPYHLPCNGPQQEKDCDRTSKSSQAFVVGHGDPSPVTLNTNDAVPVPVSHHFPVDSSSAHPSSVMHMQQGVKPHHSQHGFHTPVQCFPPPVYQRCSPDVLDSKVPCFQQSAAAYSPCGYYPVRTEKPF; from the exons ATGGAAATCGTTGAAGCAACTTTTGTCACCTTCATCAACCCCAACCAGTTCCCTGCCAAGTTGTGGCATTTGGTGAACGATCCGCAGATTCGCTCAATCTGGTGGGACGCCAGTGGGGAAGGAATACTTATCCATCAGCAACCCTTCGAAGCTGAAGTGCTATTGTCCCAACCCAGGCATTTGTCTGAGTACTTCAGAACAACAGACTTTGTCAGTTTCATTCGCCAGCTGAACCTCTACGGTTTCAGAAAAGAACGCATAGACCGTGACGTCTCAGACAAGCAACCCAACATCTCATCCATTAAGGCCCAGCTGCACCACTTTCACAACCCGTTCTTCAAACGGGATAAGCCTGAGCTTCTAGTCAAACTAAAGCGACTCACGCCTCTCAACAAGGCCAAGCTCGCCGGGAGAGAGGTGACCAGCAGgaaatcaaaacatttccatcATATGATGCTGAATTCGCCACAGGAAACCTCTGGCTTAAAGAAAACAG GTTCAGTCTTGCTTGGACATCAGGGAACCCCTTACCACCTTCCCTGTAATGGCCCTCAGCAGGAGAAGGACTGCGACAGAACGTCCAAATCCTCCCAAGCATTTGTAGTGGGCCATGGTGATCCTTCTCCAGTTACATTAAACACTAACGACGCTGTGCCGGTCCCTGTGTCTCACCACTTCCCAGTGGACTCGTCGAGTGCACATCCCTCCAGCGTCATGCACATGCAGCAGGGCGTCAAACCTCATCACTCACAGCACGGGTTTCACACACCAG TTCAATGTTTCCCACCCCCAGTGTATCAGCGCTGTAGCCCAGACGTCTTGGATTCAAAAGTGCCATGCTTTCAACAGTCAGCTGCTGCCTACTCTCCTTGTGGCTATTACCCTGTGAGAACTGAGAAACCTTTTTAA
- the LOC128610671 gene encoding heat shock factor protein 5-like: MEIDEATFVTLINPNQFPAKLWRLVNDPQIRSIWWDTSGEGILVHQQAFEAEVLLSQPRHLSEYFRTTDFVSFIRQLNLYGFRKERTDRDVSDKQPNVSSIKAQLHHFHNPFFKRDKPELLVKLKRLTPLNKAKLAGREVTSRKSKHFHHGMLNSPQETSGLKKTAYQRCSPDVLDSKVPCFQQPAASYSPCGYYPGHSVRYVHPIDQDPYWKAGDVPESRTSDMKDKEKVDLDTIFKLADEIQAEVEVAAGTSYLIRQLY, from the exons ATGGAAATCGATGAAGCAACTTTTGTTACCTTGATCAACCCCAACCAGTTCCCTGCTAAGTTGTGGCGTTTGGTGAACGATCCTCAGATTCGCTCAATCTGGTGGGACACCAGCGGGGAAGGAATACTTGTCCATCAGCAAGCCTTCGAAGCTGAAGTGCTGTTGTCCCAACCCAGGCATTTGTCTGAGTACTTCAGAACAACGGACTTCGTCAGTTTCATTCGCCAGCTGAACCTGTACGGTTTCAGAAAAGAACGCACAGACCGTGACGTCTCAGACAAGCAACCCAACGTCTCATCCATTAAGGCCCAGCTGCACCACTTTCACAACCCGTTCTTCAAACGGGATAAGCCTGAGCTTCTAGTCAAACTAAAGCGACTCACGCCTCTCAACAAGGCCAAGCTCGCCGGGAGAGAGGTGACCAGCAGgaaatcaaaacatttccatcATGGGATGCTGAATTCGCCACAGGAAACCTCTGGCTTAAAGAAAACAG CGTATCAGCGCTGTAGCCCAGACGTCTTGGATTCAAAAGTGCCATGCTTTCAACAACCAGCTGCTTCCTACTCTCCTTGTGGCTATTACCCT GGCCACTCAGTCAGATACGTTCATCCGATTGATCAGGATCCATACTGGAAAGCAGGTGATGTTCCAGAGTCCAGGACGAGTGACatgaaagacaaagagaaagtggACCTGGACACTATATTCAAACTGGCGGATGAAATACAG gctGAAGTTGAAGTTGCCGCAGGGACCAGTTACCTGATAAGACAGCTTTACTAG
- the LOC128609528 gene encoding heat shock factor protein 5-like isoform X2, translating to MEIVEATFVTFINPNQFPAKLWHLVNDPQIRSIWWDASGEGILIHQQPFEAEVLLSQPRHLSEYFRTTDFVSFIRQLNLYGFRKERIDRDVSDKQPNISSIKAQLHHFHNPFFKRDKPELLVKLKRLTPLNKAKLAGREVTSRKSKHFHHMMLNSPQETSGLKKTGSVLLGHQGTPYHLPCNGPQQEKDCDRTSKSSQAFVVGHGDPSPVTLNTNDAVPVPVSHHFPVDSSSAHPSSVMHMQQGVKPHHSQHGFHTPVYQRCSPDVLDSKVPCFQQSAAAYSPCGYYPVRTEKPF from the exons ATGGAAATCGTTGAAGCAACTTTTGTCACCTTCATCAACCCCAACCAGTTCCCTGCCAAGTTGTGGCATTTGGTGAACGATCCGCAGATTCGCTCAATCTGGTGGGACGCCAGTGGGGAAGGAATACTTATCCATCAGCAACCCTTCGAAGCTGAAGTGCTATTGTCCCAACCCAGGCATTTGTCTGAGTACTTCAGAACAACAGACTTTGTCAGTTTCATTCGCCAGCTGAACCTCTACGGTTTCAGAAAAGAACGCATAGACCGTGACGTCTCAGACAAGCAACCCAACATCTCATCCATTAAGGCCCAGCTGCACCACTTTCACAACCCGTTCTTCAAACGGGATAAGCCTGAGCTTCTAGTCAAACTAAAGCGACTCACGCCTCTCAACAAGGCCAAGCTCGCCGGGAGAGAGGTGACCAGCAGgaaatcaaaacatttccatcATATGATGCTGAATTCGCCACAGGAAACCTCTGGCTTAAAGAAAACAG GTTCAGTCTTGCTTGGACATCAGGGAACCCCTTACCACCTTCCCTGTAATGGCCCTCAGCAGGAGAAGGACTGCGACAGAACGTCCAAATCCTCCCAAGCATTTGTAGTGGGCCATGGTGATCCTTCTCCAGTTACATTAAACACTAACGACGCTGTGCCGGTCCCTGTGTCTCACCACTTCCCAGTGGACTCGTCGAGTGCACATCCCTCCAGCGTCATGCACATGCAGCAGGGCGTCAAACCTCATCACTCACAGCACGGGTTTCACACACCAG TGTATCAGCGCTGTAGCCCAGACGTCTTGGATTCAAAAGTGCCATGCTTTCAACAGTCAGCTGCTGCCTACTCTCCTTGTGGCTATTACCCTGTGAGAACTGAGAAACCTTTTTAA